The genome window GACGGGCGAGCTGGTGCCTCCGCAGCCGGGATTCGCGCCCCGCAACCCGGACTGGATGTCTCCCCCGCAGCAGGCCACGTTCAACACCTATATGAACATATTCGCCCACAACCTCAACCTCGTGCGATACCTCTTCCCAGGCAAGCTCACGGTGCGGAGCGCGCTCTTGCGCGAAGGGATGCTGAATCAGAGCACGCAGCTCGAAAGCGGCGGGGTGCTGGTGAATCTTTACGGCGTGAGCGTACAGTCCGAGTGGTGGCTCGAAAAGACGGAGGTGTTCTTCGAACGCGGGTGGGTGCGGGTCGACACCCCCTCCCCCATGTCTGAGCAGGACGCCGCGCGCGTCGAGGTTTACAACGGCCAGACCCGCACGACCGAAATCCTCAACGGCGAACCCTGTTGGGCGTTTCGCGCGCAGGCTGAGCATTTCATCGACTGTATCAAGAACAGGAAAGCGCCTTGCTCGAACGGCGAGGATTGTCTTGAAGACATGCGCCTCATGGAAGACGTCTTCAGAAAGGCCCAATGGGTGTAGCGGTCACGTCCGCGCGCCGGTTCACGGAGCGCGAGCACCATGCTGACGGCATCTCGAAGAATGCCCGGCTGTGCTGCGGCCTCTGGGTCATTGTGACTTGGCGGTACGCTGGTCCCAGCGTTTTTTGAGGTCGGGGTCGAGTGGTTCGCGGTTGAAGCCGTAGGCCTTCTCGAATTGGACCATGAGGGCCTCCACTTCTTCCGCGGACATATCCGGATTCTTCATGATCCGCGCGGCTGTGGCCATGTTGACCGCCCAATAATCCTCGGGCAGCCAGCTCCGGTAGAAGATACACACGGGGTCGAGGGAAAGGATTCGTTTTGCGACCGGTAGAAACTCCCATGGATTCAGCACGTCTTTCGCGTCGAACCCGAGAATCGCCCCGCTCTTGACGTAGAAACCTATATTGGCGCGGTCTTTTCGCAGGCGTTCGCAAATCTCAGGCGGCGGGGCGGGCCAATCGGCCCAGACGACCGTGAGGCGCTGGTCCACGCGGCGGTTGAGTTCGATGATGCGCTCGTTGTCCGTGTACGGGGCCTGACCGAAACGCGGCATAAGGTATTCGCAGTTGAGCCAGAGACCGGGGTACTTTTCGAGCAGGGCGTCCGCAGCGAACGTGAGGTGGAACAGAGGCCACTCGATGGGTTTGTTGTCGTAGGGCTTTTCGTCCGCGCTGTTGAATCGCTTCTGGCACTCGGCACAGTGGCACGTGACATAGTCCACGTCGGCGGTCTCGAAATTGAAGCCGTCCACGCCGGTTTCAGCGGTGCGCAGAAGCATGCGTTCAAGTTCGGCCAGGGCCGTATCCTGGGACGGACAAAACACGCTTTTCAGGCTGTCCTTTCCTCTATCCGTGGTTTGCCAAGCCTCGGGAATGGTGATGCGGTGTCCGGGCTCCATTTGGACGATATGCTGGCCCTCGTGATAGCCGTTCAGTCCGAATCCGTGAATGACTTTCACTCCGCGTTCGTGCGCATAGGCAACCACGTCGCGGCAGACCTGGTTATCCTCTTTCCATCCGTCCAATCCCCAGATGACGACCCCATCGACTTTCTGGCCTGCGGCAAAATCGATGAACCGGGGCCACGCGTCGCCGATATTGCGAAACCAGAGCCAGTAATAGTGCCCGTTTCGCGGGATCTCGCCCGCGCTTGACGGCACGCACGCATAAGCCGCCAACAAAGCCGTCACAATAAGTAATGTCGTTTTCTTCATACTCCATTCACATCGTGGGCTTCGTCGAGCATGGCCAGATAATTCTCGAAGGGCACATAGCTCGGGATCGAGTTGCCCGAGCCGATGGCGTAGCGGCCGCGCGCCCCGCAGGTCTCGATGAGGAAGCGCGTGTGAGCGCGGACCTCGGCCGGTGTGCCCGCCGCAAGCCGGTTGATGTCGACACCGCCCAACACGGCTATCTTACTGCCATAACATTCCTGGAACGCTTCGGCGGGCATGATCGCGTCCTCGAACGAATGTTTGCCGTCAATGCCCACGTCGTCAATAAGAGCGTCGATAATGGTGGCAAGATTGCCGCAGGAGTGCAGAAAATAAGGCGATCCGGCGTCATGGGTGCGCCGCGCCAGGCGTTTATGCCAGGGCAAGGCGTAGCGTTTCATGTCGTCCGGAGCGATGAGCGTTCCGGTGCGGAATCCCATATCGTCGCCTTGCAGGATGGCGCAGAGGTTTTCGAGCCCGAAAAGGCGTTCGTAGTACTCTTCGAGCAACGTTCCCACCTTGTCGAAGACCGCGGCGACGAGGTCCGGCTGTTCGTACGAGGCGATGCAAAGCCCTTCGATGGACATGATCTGCGAGACGTGCTCGAAAACTCCGGCTGCGTGGCAGGTCACGAACCCCATCCCGTCGGGCAGGTTTGCGCACACGTATTCGAGGGGAAAGAAGTCCACATTTTCGGGAGACGGCCAATCGTAGCGCTCGAAATCTTCCCACGAGGCGATGGCGCCCTCGTGCTGGTTGTTCCAGGCGCGCTGATGGTCGGATACAGACACGACGTCGTCGTGAAGGATACGCCTCTCAGCGAAGGGCAGGCCGATTTCCAGGCGGACGATGTCGTAGCCCATTCGGTGCCAGAACGCGATGAAGTTGTCGAGATAGGCCTTCATGGAAGCGCGGTCGGAGGGTTCTCCAACCCATTCCCGGCCGAGCAGATTGGTCACGACAGGTTTGAGGACAGTGGTGTCCACGATGTACTCGATGAGCGGGGGCGGTCCCTGACGCCTCCCCATCAGAATATCGACGAATCGCTGGGCATCAGGCCGCGGATTTCGAAGTGGCAGGTGTTTCAGCGTGTGCGTGCTCATTTCGGCAGTTTCACTCGAGGGGCCGCACCGCCCAATTAATAAACTCGGCCGTGCCGTTCAGAGTCTGAAAGCCGATGCCGCCGATTCGCGTGTTGTTGGTATCCGACACGTAATAATCGTCGGTTTTGAGCAGGACGTTCCCGGCCGGATCAGAGACCCGGACACTCACGCGGTCGGTCACGACAATGCCTTCGACGAGATACGACGTCCCGCCCGTCCATACGAAGTCGGGCTTTTCATAAAGGACGCGTCCCGATAGGGTGCGTAGCAGAAGGCCTTTTTCGAGACGTATCTCGAAGCCCTCCTTCATGTCCGGCGAGACCTGAAAGAGGAGGCTGACCGCCTGTGCGTCTTGTTGCGGCGTGATCGTGGCGCTGTAAACGCCCTTCGCGCCGGTCACGGCTTTGTTGACGGCGGCTGCGAGGCCCTCTCGTGCGTTTTGGAGGATAGCCTCGTTGTGCCATGTCCACACGCCGCCGCTGACAACCCATTCGGAACCGAGCATCGAGG of Candidatus Hydrogenedentota bacterium contains these proteins:
- a CDS encoding Gfo/Idh/MocA family oxidoreductase; the protein is MGKVRVGFAGVGFMGQVAHLRNYVRNPECEVVALAEPRPELARRVAAKYGIEKVYRNHHELAEDPDVEAVVASQPHLMNGYIALPLLKAGKHVFVEKPVAGSVAEAEDMVAAAAGPGVMLMAGFMKRYDRGVNLAKERLDAAYASRLFGATQLVNAWCMGGDWLRNVERPIMTGELVPPQPGFAPRNPDWMSPPQQATFNTYMNIFAHNLNLVRYLFPGKLTVRSALLREGMLNQSTQLESGGVLVNLYGVSVQSEWWLEKTEVFFERGWVRVDTPSPMSEQDAARVEVYNGQTRTTEILNGEPCWAFRAQAEHFIDCIKNRKAPCSNGEDCLEDMRLMEDVFRKAQWV
- a CDS encoding uroporphyrinogen decarboxylase family protein, translated to MSTHTLKHLPLRNPRPDAQRFVDILMGRRQGPPPLIEYIVDTTVLKPVVTNLLGREWVGEPSDRASMKAYLDNFIAFWHRMGYDIVRLEIGLPFAERRILHDDVVSVSDHQRAWNNQHEGAIASWEDFERYDWPSPENVDFFPLEYVCANLPDGMGFVTCHAAGVFEHVSQIMSIEGLCIASYEQPDLVAAVFDKVGTLLEEYYERLFGLENLCAILQGDDMGFRTGTLIAPDDMKRYALPWHKRLARRTHDAGSPYFLHSCGNLATIIDALIDDVGIDGKHSFEDAIMPAEAFQECYGSKIAVLGGVDINRLAAGTPAEVRAHTRFLIETCGARGRYAIGSGNSIPSYVPFENYLAMLDEAHDVNGV